Proteins from a single region of Cystobacter fuscus DSM 2262:
- a CDS encoding IS3 family transposase — protein sequence MSCPGKELSDVHEVNIEEAGDRKKAGRRPRRRSSYVERIQRLERELKRTQKKLAEAEALLLLKRSGTELGRRGQWHGREERQRILLRVDGLIRTGVPLKRIGSLLGVSLRTVQRWRASREVGDRRRGVRSPVNRLSDSERERLLAILHSEEHRALSPRQLVPKMADEGLYLASESTMYRLLRAGPRWSRCAHGGDSTAPGLTPLLINAPNRAWSWDITYLKCPTRGAYLYLYLIMDVFSRRIMGWEIHEVESTQRAAAFIRRTCEANTIDPRGLILHSDNGGPMRGAITLSTLRELGIIPSYSRPHVHDDNSFSEALFRTLKNHPAFPEHPFRSPHEARAWLEWFSSWYNHQHRHSALCFVTPEERYSGQDHIILSRRRTLYECARGLHPTRWSGRIRDWFPVGPVLLGARPSLG from the coding sequence ATGTCATGCCCTGGCAAGGAGTTGAGTGACGTGCACGAGGTGAACATCGAGGAGGCTGGAGACAGGAAAAAAGCCGGAAGACGGCCGAGGCGGCGCTCCTCGTACGTAGAGCGCATTCAGCGACTCGAGCGCGAATTGAAACGGACCCAGAAGAAGCTGGCCGAGGCGGAAGCGCTCTTGTTGCTGAAGCGGTCCGGCACGGAGCTGGGGCGGCGGGGGCAATGGCACGGCAGGGAGGAGCGCCAGCGGATATTGCTCCGGGTGGACGGTTTGATCCGGACAGGTGTCCCCCTGAAAAGGATTGGCTCCTTGTTGGGCGTTTCCCTCCGCACCGTGCAGCGCTGGAGGGCCTCGCGAGAGGTTGGAGACCGGCGGCGAGGCGTGCGCAGCCCCGTCAACCGTCTCTCCGACTCGGAGCGAGAGAGACTCCTGGCGATCCTGCATTCCGAGGAGCATCGCGCGCTGTCTCCCCGGCAACTCGTTCCGAAGATGGCGGACGAGGGCCTCTATCTCGCGTCCGAATCCACGATGTACCGGCTTCTTCGAGCCGGACCCCGGTGGTCCCGTTGCGCTCACGGCGGTGATTCCACGGCCCCCGGACTCACGCCGCTCCTCATCAACGCGCCCAACCGGGCCTGGAGCTGGGACATCACCTATCTCAAGTGTCCCACACGGGGAGCCTATCTCTACCTCTACCTCATCATGGACGTCTTCAGCCGCCGGATCATGGGCTGGGAGATTCATGAGGTGGAGTCCACGCAACGCGCCGCGGCCTTCATCCGGCGCACCTGTGAAGCCAATACCATCGACCCCCGTGGGTTGATCCTCCACTCGGACAACGGAGGTCCCATGCGGGGCGCCATCACCCTCTCGACCCTGCGAGAGCTCGGCATCATCCCCTCCTACAGCCGCCCGCATGTTCATGACGACAACTCCTTCTCGGAGGCGCTGTTTCGAACCCTCAAGAATCACCCGGCTTTTCCCGAGCATCCATTCCGCTCGCCGCACGAAGCGCGTGCCTGGTTGGAGTGGTTCTCCTCCTGGTATAACCACCAGCACCGGCACAGCGCTCTCTGTTTCGTGACGCCAGAGGAGCGTTACTCCGGTCAAGACCATATCATCCTTTCGCGGCGGCGCACGTTATATGAATGTGCGCGCGGACTGCACCCCACGCGGTGGTCGGGACGTATTCGCGATTGGTTTCCCGTGGGTCCCGTGCTCCTGGGGGCCAGACCGAGCCTGGGGTGA
- a CDS encoding iron-containing redox enzyme family protein — protein sequence MQIESRIDALEGLSLQQRLHRHYTSLLAEPECFLETPSLSSMREIHELEDAWLRHLDARSVGFELPSSSARFKDWYFSHVQRHSAATASFTSYLAEQASLSEMAMFFIVEEKVDSKFDDLMALAQLGTSGKVKLTIGDNYWDEMGHGNPRFVHTTMFNTSVTWMREQLQAKGITPSDIEFPEIFTNANQLLMYGLSRRHAPRLIGALGVLEQTASQRFQAMVDGCVRLGVPKDVIAYQSLHVGVDHDHGSQWFDHVLLPLTQRSPLLMEEICRGVLTRCDVATRYYREVEARLVSGRYR from the coding sequence ATGCAGATCGAATCAAGAATCGACGCGCTGGAAGGACTCTCCCTTCAGCAACGTTTGCACCGGCATTACACCTCGTTGCTCGCGGAGCCCGAGTGCTTCCTCGAGACTCCGTCGCTCTCGAGCATGCGGGAGATCCATGAACTGGAGGACGCCTGGCTCCGCCACCTCGATGCGCGCAGTGTCGGCTTCGAGCTTCCCTCGTCGAGTGCGCGGTTCAAGGACTGGTATTTCAGTCACGTCCAGCGGCACTCCGCGGCGACCGCCAGTTTCACCTCCTACCTGGCGGAACAGGCCTCCCTGTCCGAAATGGCCATGTTCTTCATCGTCGAGGAGAAGGTGGATAGCAAGTTCGATGATCTGATGGCGCTCGCCCAGCTCGGGACGTCTGGCAAGGTCAAGCTCACCATTGGTGACAATTACTGGGACGAGATGGGTCACGGCAACCCACGCTTCGTCCATACGACGATGTTCAACACCTCGGTCACCTGGATGCGGGAGCAACTCCAGGCGAAGGGCATCACCCCGAGTGATATCGAATTCCCCGAGATCTTCACCAACGCCAACCAGCTCCTCATGTACGGGTTGAGCCGGCGCCATGCCCCCCGGCTCATCGGTGCCCTCGGCGTGCTCGAACAGACCGCCTCCCAGCGCTTCCAGGCCATGGTGGATGGCTGCGTCCGCCTCGGAGTCCCGAAGGATGTGATCGCCTATCAATCCCTCCACGTCGGGGTGGACCATGATCACGGCTCGCAATGGTTCGATCACGTCCTCCTTCCCCTCACGCAGCGGAGCCCCCTGCTGATGGAGGAGATCTGCCGCGGTGTCTTGACCCGCTGTGACGTGGCGACCCGCTACTACCGCGAGGTCGAGGCGCGGCTCGTGTCCGGCAGGTACAGGTGA
- a CDS encoding GNAT family N-acetyltransferase — MGEGAGAAGVDVIIRGARRSDALALYEIMSKPKVIWGTTVMPCTSELTAEKALGEENRHWFIATRARDGHVLGYLYLDWGHGRWRRIASLVMAIHDDAAGQGVGRMLLDKAIHVGFQYLDLQRIELEVYVDNPAAIHLYEKVGFVHEGTKRRNAIRDGVHVDGHMMAILKPLDG, encoded by the coding sequence ATGGGCGAGGGCGCCGGCGCGGCCGGAGTGGACGTCATCATCCGCGGTGCGAGGCGTTCCGATGCCTTGGCGCTCTACGAGATCATGTCGAAGCCCAAGGTCATCTGGGGCACGACGGTGATGCCGTGCACGAGCGAACTCACCGCGGAAAAGGCCCTCGGTGAGGAGAACCGGCACTGGTTCATCGCCACCCGGGCTCGAGACGGCCACGTCCTCGGCTATCTCTATCTGGATTGGGGTCATGGACGCTGGCGTCGAATCGCCTCCCTGGTCATGGCCATCCACGACGACGCGGCGGGCCAGGGCGTCGGACGCATGTTGCTCGACAAGGCCATCCACGTCGGATTCCAGTACCTCGACCTCCAGCGCATCGAACTCGAGGTCTACGTCGACAACCCCGCGGCCATCCACCTCTATGAAAAGGTGGGGTTCGTCCATGAAGGGACCAAGCGACGCAACGCCATCCGTGACGGTGTTCATGTGGACGGCCACATGATGGCGATTCTCAAGCCACTCGATGGGTGA
- a CDS encoding class I SAM-dependent methyltransferase, which produces MQPHTLAYTDKAHLLTHNYGSTDDYKVRSSGWDEYRVNPTSVVEWVLGKIPLEGRSAILDAGCGLGRFALAAAERSPAGSVVTALDLSAAMVDAVRTEARGRQLAIEVSVAGIEELPHPAETFDVVLCNYVLYHVESIPKAIGELARVLKPGGRLVSVVPAFRWLHELIDWQDRALLRLGHDIDGPLFKPTGTDRFCEENAPRYLRERFRVMSRERYDGTMRFPSVEVLLHHYRHTMRFKNAVAAGVDAEVLAAAVGELMSETLAREGHLQVTSQNTCFICVREE; this is translated from the coding sequence ATGCAGCCACACACGCTCGCTTACACGGACAAGGCCCACCTGTTGACCCATAACTACGGGTCGACCGATGATTACAAGGTTCGCTCCTCCGGGTGGGACGAGTACCGGGTGAACCCCACCAGCGTCGTGGAGTGGGTGCTCGGGAAGATTCCGTTGGAGGGGCGGAGTGCCATCCTGGATGCGGGATGTGGCCTCGGACGGTTCGCGCTCGCGGCTGCCGAGCGGTCCCCCGCGGGGTCCGTGGTCACGGCCCTGGATCTCTCCGCCGCCATGGTCGACGCGGTCCGCACGGAAGCGCGCGGCCGGCAGCTCGCGATCGAGGTGAGCGTCGCGGGGATCGAGGAGCTCCCCCATCCAGCCGAGACCTTCGATGTCGTCCTCTGCAACTACGTTCTCTACCACGTGGAGTCGATCCCGAAGGCCATCGGCGAGCTCGCGCGGGTGCTCAAGCCAGGTGGCCGCCTCGTCAGCGTGGTGCCCGCCTTCCGGTGGCTTCACGAGCTCATCGACTGGCAGGACAGGGCGCTGCTGCGGCTCGGTCATGACATCGACGGCCCCCTGTTCAAGCCGACGGGAACGGACCGTTTCTGTGAGGAGAATGCCCCGCGCTACCTGCGGGAGCGATTCCGGGTGATGTCTCGGGAGCGCTACGATGGGACCATGCGCTTTCCCTCGGTGGAGGTGCTGCTCCATCACTATCGCCACACGATGAGGTTCAAGAACGCCGTGGCGGCGGGAGTCGATGCGGAGGTGCTCGCGGCGGCGGTGGGGGAGTTGATGAGCGAGACGCTCGCGCGCGAGGGACACCTCCAGGTGACGAGCCAGAACACGTGTTTCATCTGCGTCCGCGAGGAGTGA
- a CDS encoding tautomerase family protein: MPLVHIYVTPPLEDEGQRKELFRSVTEAISKSLEKPPEQTRILLHELPETDWSVAGETVDVRRRASKARK; this comes from the coding sequence ATGCCTCTCGTGCACATCTACGTGACACCGCCCCTCGAGGACGAGGGGCAGCGCAAGGAGCTCTTCCGCTCCGTGACGGAGGCGATCTCCAAGAGCCTCGAGAAGCCGCCGGAGCAGACGCGCATCCTCCTGCACGAGCTTCCCGAAACGGACTGGTCCGTGGCTGGCGAGACCGTGGACGTGCGGCGGCGGGCGTCCAAGGCGCGGAAGTGA
- a CDS encoding DMT family transporter, whose translation MTLGDRALVLLVMAIWGFNYAFAKLGLLELPPFSLLAIRFFLVGVLAVPFARTPRRHLPRLFGLSVVFGTLHFGLVYLGLTRVDAATGAVLVQLQVPFAAILSFLLLRERPGWSWLGGASLAFLGALLLLGEPRTSANRGHAFLIVLSAVMWAVSYLQLKGMQKPGPLDSFSINAWMSLLSAPQLLALSLVFEHGQLRALRMMSALGWVSLAYQVLCVGLLAYVIWYRLIVKYPVSTTSPFTLTIPVLSSMAGALLLGEPITGRFVVGAGVTLAGVGLLLRGSKGPVKRVVPTEQRIGT comes from the coding sequence ATGACACTCGGGGATCGCGCGCTGGTGCTGCTCGTCATGGCGATTTGGGGGTTCAATTACGCCTTCGCGAAGTTGGGGCTTCTGGAGCTGCCGCCCTTCTCGCTGCTCGCCATCCGCTTCTTTCTGGTCGGCGTGCTGGCGGTGCCCTTCGCGAGGACGCCGCGCCGACACCTTCCACGGTTGTTCGGTCTGTCCGTGGTGTTTGGCACGTTGCACTTCGGCCTCGTCTACCTGGGACTGACTCGCGTCGATGCCGCCACCGGCGCCGTGCTGGTGCAACTCCAGGTGCCCTTCGCCGCCATCCTTTCCTTCCTGCTCCTCCGGGAGCGGCCGGGCTGGTCGTGGCTGGGGGGCGCGAGCCTCGCCTTTCTCGGGGCGTTGCTCCTGCTCGGCGAGCCACGAACCTCGGCGAACCGGGGCCATGCCTTCCTCATCGTCCTGTCCGCGGTGATGTGGGCGGTGAGCTACCTGCAACTCAAGGGCATGCAGAAGCCGGGTCCCCTCGACTCTTTCTCCATCAACGCGTGGATGAGCCTCCTGTCGGCGCCCCAGTTGCTCGCGCTGTCGCTCGTGTTCGAGCATGGGCAGCTTCGAGCGTTGCGGATGATGAGTGCGCTCGGGTGGGTCTCGCTGGCCTACCAGGTCCTGTGCGTCGGTCTCCTCGCCTACGTCATCTGGTATCGCCTCATCGTGAAATATCCGGTGAGCACGACCTCACCGTTCACGCTCACCATTCCGGTGCTCAGCAGCATGGCGGGAGCACTCCTGCTCGGGGAGCCCATCACGGGGCGTTTCGTCGTGGGAGCCGGTGTCACGCTCGCGGGGGTCGGCCTCCTCCTGCGCGGTTCGAAGGGTCCAGTGAAGCGCGTGGTGCCCACGGAACAACGGATTGGAACATGA
- the argJ gene encoding bifunctional glutamate N-acetyltransferase/amino-acid acetyltransferase ArgJ — MKVPLGFSFSGIHAGLKPQRKDVALVYSDTPCSAAGCFTANKARAASVQDAELRLPASGIQAVLVNSGNANALTGPAGMLAVLTLREALGRTLRVPPSAVLTASTGVIGHPLPVSKVVTVLGALEEALCSEPDAAAEAIMSTDTRAKQAWRLVRIGGREVTLRAIFKGSGMMHPSLATVIAVITTDCAIHPGVLATALREAVSTSFNSLTVDGDMSPNDTVYALANGRAGNPFISDPGPELKVFTATLSDLCQEMAREIASDGEGATKLLQVEVTGAPVHSIAQDLARAVAGSTLVKAAVFGADPNWGRVLATVGARAGTRGYAVDPYSAHVRIQGISVYQGEPRPYDPVRLKARMREPEIRVEVHLTGGEGSSVAWGCDLSYDSVRLNSDHGSLIESRPDGGAGKDERLARYGPAFKTTLLVESLSYISRFRGKRCVIHCGGATLVKESLKQAFCRDIELLRSAGLRPLIVHVGGAELVTLFNNLGDRAVGLSGKDGALLRARRIPSDDEHSKEHVGEVTRVNSELLEMLLGQGYVPIISPVGLGEDGQTYELGSEAVAAEVASAIKAHKLIYLHDAPGILRGEELLSEFTASQLEAHLAAGAFAGGMRTRARMALKTLCGGGVERVHFIDGRVPHSLIAELFTDKGVGTLVTR, encoded by the coding sequence GTGAAGGTACCGCTCGGCTTCTCCTTCTCCGGCATCCACGCGGGCCTCAAGCCTCAGCGCAAGGACGTGGCGCTCGTCTACAGCGACACGCCTTGCTCGGCTGCCGGCTGCTTCACCGCCAACAAGGCCCGGGCCGCCTCTGTCCAGGATGCCGAGCTCCGCCTGCCCGCCTCGGGCATCCAGGCCGTGCTCGTCAACTCGGGTAATGCCAATGCCCTCACCGGCCCCGCTGGGATGCTGGCCGTGCTCACCCTGCGCGAGGCGCTGGGCCGTACCCTCCGTGTGCCTCCGTCCGCCGTGCTCACCGCCTCCACGGGGGTGATTGGCCATCCGTTGCCCGTGTCCAAGGTGGTGACAGTGCTCGGCGCGCTCGAGGAGGCCCTGTGCTCCGAGCCCGACGCCGCCGCCGAGGCCATCATGAGCACCGACACGCGCGCCAAGCAGGCGTGGCGCCTGGTGCGCATCGGCGGCCGGGAGGTGACGCTCCGTGCCATCTTCAAGGGCTCCGGGATGATGCACCCGTCGTTGGCCACGGTGATCGCCGTCATCACCACGGACTGCGCCATCCATCCGGGAGTGCTCGCGACCGCCCTGCGCGAGGCGGTGTCCACCTCCTTCAACAGCCTGACGGTGGACGGGGACATGAGCCCCAACGACACCGTGTATGCGCTCGCCAACGGCCGGGCCGGCAACCCGTTCATCTCGGACCCAGGGCCGGAGCTGAAGGTCTTCACCGCCACGCTCTCGGACCTGTGCCAGGAGATGGCGCGGGAGATCGCCTCGGATGGCGAGGGCGCCACCAAATTGCTGCAAGTGGAGGTGACGGGCGCGCCAGTCCATTCCATCGCCCAGGATCTGGCGCGCGCCGTGGCGGGCTCCACCCTGGTGAAGGCCGCCGTCTTCGGGGCCGATCCCAACTGGGGCCGGGTGCTGGCCACCGTGGGCGCGCGCGCCGGTACGCGGGGCTACGCCGTGGATCCCTACTCGGCCCACGTCCGCATCCAGGGCATCTCCGTCTACCAGGGCGAGCCGCGGCCGTATGATCCGGTGCGGCTCAAGGCGCGCATGCGCGAGCCGGAGATCCGTGTCGAGGTCCACCTCACGGGGGGCGAGGGCTCGTCCGTGGCCTGGGGGTGCGATCTCTCGTACGACTCCGTGAGGCTCAACTCGGACCACGGCTCGCTCATCGAGTCCAGGCCGGACGGTGGTGCGGGCAAGGACGAGCGCCTGGCCAGATACGGTCCCGCCTTCAAGACGACGTTGCTCGTCGAGTCGCTCTCGTACATCTCGCGCTTCCGCGGCAAGCGCTGCGTCATCCATTGCGGCGGCGCGACCCTGGTGAAGGAGTCGCTCAAGCAGGCCTTCTGCCGCGACATCGAGCTTTTGCGCTCGGCGGGTCTGCGGCCCCTCATCGTGCACGTGGGTGGGGCGGAACTCGTCACCCTCTTCAACAACCTGGGAGACCGGGCGGTGGGCCTGTCCGGCAAGGACGGCGCGCTGCTGCGGGCGCGGCGGATTCCGAGTGACGACGAGCACTCCAAGGAGCACGTGGGCGAGGTGACGCGCGTCAACTCCGAGCTCCTGGAGATGTTGCTGGGCCAGGGGTACGTGCCCATCATCTCCCCGGTGGGGTTGGGCGAGGATGGGCAGACGTACGAGCTGGGCTCGGAGGCGGTGGCCGCCGAGGTGGCCAGTGCCATCAAGGCGCACAAGCTCATCTACCTGCACGACGCGCCGGGCATCCTCCGCGGCGAGGAGCTCCTCAGTGAGTTCACGGCCTCGCAGTTGGAGGCCCACCTCGCGGCCGGTGCGTTCGCCGGTGGCATGCGGACACGCGCGAGGATGGCCCTGAAGACGTTGTGCGGCGGCGGTGTGGAGCGCGTGCATTTCATCGACGGGCGAGTGCCGCACAGCCTCATCGCCGAGCTCTTCACCGACAAGGGCGTCGGGACGCTCGTCACCCGCTGA
- a CDS encoding SGNH/GDSL hydrolase family protein, translating to MPPSQAPSPGLTWVTVPASDSRIQYMGRVDVSDASAVFSYPGVTTKVRFKGDAIALLLKDRSAGDKRTTNYYQVTLDAQLPMKFAVHGDQAVYEMGWSLAPGEHTLELVKLTESEVGTSELQGFKVHGELLDPPARPALKLEFIGDSITCGYGNEASILEADNPTTGFHSINQNITRSHGWLTARNLGAELMTVCYSGRGMYRNNTGDTAGTLPQLHDRVLPRQATPRWDFTRYTPSIVVLNLGTNDFAPGTPDAARFTAAYQDFVARLRGYYPKARIICAVGPIMNDWYPSGQKHWSKIQDWVSSVVKDFNARGDSRVHYLAYTPQQGPYGEDWHPSAATQEAMATRLTDFIRSLK from the coding sequence ATGCCCCCGTCCCAGGCGCCCTCCCCCGGGCTCACGTGGGTGACGGTCCCCGCGTCCGACTCACGAATCCAATACATGGGACGGGTGGACGTCTCCGATGCGTCCGCGGTGTTCTCCTACCCGGGAGTCACCACCAAGGTCCGGTTCAAGGGAGACGCGATCGCCTTGTTGTTGAAGGACCGGAGCGCGGGTGACAAGCGGACGACCAATTACTACCAGGTCACGCTCGACGCCCAGCTGCCCATGAAGTTCGCCGTCCACGGGGACCAGGCGGTGTATGAGATGGGCTGGAGCCTGGCGCCGGGCGAGCACACCCTCGAGCTCGTCAAGCTGACGGAGAGCGAGGTCGGCACCAGCGAGTTGCAAGGCTTCAAGGTCCACGGAGAGCTCCTGGACCCTCCGGCCCGCCCGGCCCTGAAGCTCGAATTCATCGGGGACTCCATCACCTGCGGCTACGGGAATGAGGCGTCCATCCTGGAAGCCGACAACCCGACGACGGGCTTCCACTCCATCAACCAGAACATCACCCGCTCCCATGGCTGGCTCACCGCGCGCAACCTCGGCGCCGAGCTGATGACGGTCTGCTATTCGGGCCGGGGGATGTACCGCAACAACACCGGAGACACGGCGGGAACGCTCCCTCAACTCCACGACCGCGTCCTTCCCAGGCAGGCCACGCCGCGTTGGGACTTCACGCGCTACACGCCCTCCATCGTGGTGCTCAACCTGGGCACGAACGACTTCGCCCCGGGCACACCCGACGCCGCCCGGTTCACCGCGGCCTACCAGGACTTCGTCGCCCGTCTCCGCGGCTACTATCCCAAGGCGAGGATCATCTGCGCCGTGGGCCCCATCATGAACGACTGGTACCCCTCCGGGCAGAAGCACTGGAGCAAGATCCAGGACTGGGTCTCCTCGGTGGTGAAGGACTTCAACGCCCGGGGAGACTCCCGCGTCCACTACCTCGCCTATACCCCGCAGCAAGGACCCTATGGTGAGGACTGGCATCCCTCGGCCGCGACCCAGGAGGCCATGGCCACCCGGCTGACGGACTTCATCCGCTCGCTGAAATGA
- the thrA gene encoding bifunctional aspartate kinase/homoserine dehydrogenase I produces MSSAPFQVMKFGGSSVGSPRRLRQVIELIGTHAKQGPLAVVVSAMGDTTDWLLEAAGLATQGDLEGALSVVARIAHLAKTNAAALDPARATALAARVDSLLAPLRQLLQGISLTRECSAPSRDRVLSFGELVSATLLAELLTASGTEATFRDARQLLVTDDRFGAARVDGALTRERLQAAVAGWRASVPVLPGFIAATPDGRTTTLGRNGSDYTAALVAQGIGATEVTVWTDVLGLHTADPDLVSDAYPVAHLTHGEGLELAAVGVRMLHPRTMIPLIEAGISLRIRNTMHPDHPGTLIDAIGSRDGQRPTCIATREELALLGIEVRKLSDQFQLGERVLAALREASVTVWLSTQSANGQSIAVVVPRPDLLRARGALESELAQELARHEVEPLALREPVTLLTLVAEAMGQGANVAGRFFGALGAVGVNVRASAQGASSRSISCVVDAADTAIAVRTTHAAFNLAHQQVSLFLLGRGTVGGQLLAQVRAQQALLQDKHGIALRVVGLADSRRALFDAAGLPLEGLEERLARVEPGPEPRTLVPLLDELRRLPVPILVDCTAASGIEALYTEAFRRGIHVVGANKKPLALPWDDREALLAEARRHHVAYHYETTVASSLPVIDTLANLVRTGDTVRLITASLSGSVGFICNELTAGVPLSVAVRTARERGFTEPDPREDLSGTDVARKALILARELGLPLSLSDVALEPFVPEDPRPGASVDTFLHGLKALDAAFADRVARCRSAGTVLRYLARIDPSKVGTGSPVIRVGPAPVEAGQPGADLRGSESFVSFTTTRHSDFPLVVRGAGAGGAVTASGVLADILRISQALRGR; encoded by the coding sequence ATGAGCAGCGCTCCCTTCCAGGTCATGAAGTTCGGAGGTTCCTCCGTGGGCTCGCCCCGGCGGCTCCGTCAGGTCATCGAGCTGATTGGTACACACGCGAAACAGGGGCCCCTCGCCGTCGTCGTCTCGGCCATGGGCGACACCACGGACTGGCTCCTCGAGGCGGCGGGGCTCGCCACCCAGGGAGACCTCGAAGGCGCGCTGAGCGTGGTGGCGCGCATCGCCCACCTCGCGAAGACGAACGCCGCCGCGTTGGACCCGGCGCGCGCCACGGCGCTCGCGGCGCGGGTGGATTCCCTGCTCGCGCCCCTGCGGCAGCTCCTCCAGGGCATCTCCCTCACCCGCGAGTGCTCGGCGCCCTCGCGCGACAGGGTGCTCTCCTTCGGCGAGCTGGTCTCCGCCACGCTGCTCGCGGAGCTGCTCACGGCCTCGGGCACCGAGGCCACCTTCCGCGACGCGCGGCAGTTGCTGGTGACGGATGACCGCTTCGGCGCGGCCCGGGTGGATGGGGCGCTCACGCGCGAGCGGCTCCAGGCGGCCGTGGCGGGCTGGCGGGCTTCCGTGCCCGTCCTCCCCGGCTTCATCGCCGCGACGCCGGACGGGCGCACCACCACGTTGGGGCGCAATGGCTCCGACTACACCGCGGCGCTGGTGGCCCAGGGCATCGGCGCGACGGAAGTCACGGTGTGGACGGACGTGCTGGGCCTGCACACCGCCGACCCGGACCTCGTGAGCGACGCCTACCCCGTGGCGCACCTCACCCACGGCGAGGGGCTGGAGCTGGCCGCCGTGGGCGTGCGCATGCTGCACCCGCGCACGATGATTCCGCTCATCGAGGCGGGCATCTCCCTGCGCATCCGCAACACGATGCACCCGGACCACCCGGGCACGCTCATCGACGCCATCGGCTCGCGCGACGGCCAGCGGCCCACGTGTATCGCCACCCGGGAGGAGCTCGCGCTGCTCGGCATCGAGGTGCGCAAGCTGTCGGACCAGTTCCAGCTCGGCGAGCGCGTGCTGGCCGCGCTGCGCGAGGCGAGCGTCACGGTGTGGCTGTCCACGCAGTCGGCCAATGGCCAGTCCATCGCCGTCGTCGTCCCCCGGCCGGACCTGCTCCGCGCCCGGGGTGCCCTGGAGAGCGAGCTGGCCCAGGAGCTGGCCCGGCACGAGGTGGAGCCCCTCGCCCTGCGCGAGCCGGTGACGCTGCTGACGCTGGTGGCCGAGGCCATGGGGCAGGGGGCCAACGTGGCGGGGCGCTTCTTCGGCGCGCTGGGTGCGGTGGGCGTCAACGTGCGGGCGAGCGCCCAGGGGGCCAGCTCGCGCTCCATCTCCTGCGTCGTGGACGCGGCGGACACCGCCATCGCCGTGCGCACCACGCACGCGGCCTTCAACCTGGCGCACCAGCAGGTGAGTCTCTTCCTGCTCGGCCGGGGCACCGTGGGCGGCCAGCTCCTGGCGCAGGTGCGCGCGCAGCAGGCGCTGCTCCAGGACAAGCACGGCATCGCCCTGCGAGTCGTGGGCCTCGCCGACAGCCGGCGCGCCCTGTTCGACGCGGCGGGCCTGCCGCTGGAGGGCCTGGAGGAGCGGCTGGCGCGCGTGGAGCCGGGCCCGGAGCCGCGCACGCTGGTGCCGCTGTTGGACGAGCTGCGCCGGCTGCCCGTGCCCATCCTCGTGGACTGTACCGCCGCGAGCGGCATCGAGGCGCTCTACACGGAGGCCTTCCGCCGGGGCATCCACGTGGTGGGGGCCAACAAGAAGCCGCTGGCACTGCCGTGGGATGACCGGGAGGCGCTGCTCGCCGAGGCCCGGCGCCACCATGTCGCCTACCACTACGAGACGACGGTGGCGTCCAGCCTGCCCGTCATCGACACGCTGGCCAACCTCGTGCGCACGGGCGACACCGTGCGCCTCATCACCGCGTCGCTGTCCGGCAGCGTGGGCTTCATCTGCAACGAGCTGACGGCGGGCGTCCCGCTGTCCGTGGCCGTGCGCACCGCGAGGGAGCGCGGCTTCACCGAGCCGGACCCGCGCGAGGACCTGAGCGGCACGGACGTGGCGCGCAAGGCGCTCATCCTCGCCCGTGAGCTGGGGCTGCCCCTGTCCCTCTCCGACGTGGCGCTGGAGCCCTTCGTCCCCGAGGACCCGCGGCCCGGCGCTTCCGTGGACACGTTCCTCCACGGGCTGAAGGCCCTGGACGCGGCCTTCGCGGACCGGGTCGCGCGCTGCCGGAGTGCTGGCACGGTGCTGCGCTACCTGGCGCGCATCGATCCGTCGAAGGTGGGCACCGGCTCGCCCGTCATCCGCGTGGGCCCCGCCCCCGTGGAGGCCGGCCAGCCCGGGGCGGACCTGCGTGGCTCCGAATCCTTCGTGTCCTTCACCACCACGCGCCACAGCGACTTCCCGCTCGTCGTGCGCGGCGCGGGCGCGGGCGGCGCGGTGACGGCCTCGGGCGTGCTGGCCGACATCCTCCGCATCTCCCAGGCGCTGCGCGGCCGCTGA